From a region of the Alnus glutinosa chromosome 1, dhAlnGlut1.1, whole genome shotgun sequence genome:
- the LOC133853034 gene encoding glutamine--tRNA ligase-like, with product MPGKDDSSDKEKHFDLFLKIGLDERTARNTVANNKVTANLVAVIDEAGVADGCNRIVGNLLYMVATKYPANALVHRPALLQYIVSSKIKTTAQLDAALSFFGVAASEDFKLNEFEEACGVGVEVSEEEIERAVNEVFEENKNAILEQRYRTNVGELLGHVRKRHPWADPKIVKQFVDAKLYGLLGERTAADDEKPTKKKKDKPAKVEVKTVAAVTPEQPSEEDLNPFLIFPQPEENFKVHTEVFFSDGSILRCCNTKELLEKHLKATEGKVLTRFPPEPNGYLHIGHAKAMFIDFGLAKDRGGGCYLRYDDTNPQAEKKEYIDHIEEIVRWMGWEPLKITYTSDYFQDLYDLAVELIRRGHAYVDHQTPDEIKEYREKKMNSPWRDRPVAESLRLFDDMRRGLIEEGKATLRMKQDMQSDNYNMYDLIAYRIKFTPHPHAGDKWCIYPSYDYSHCIVDSLENVTHSLCTLEFETRRASYYWLLHVLGLYQPYVWEYSRLNVTNTVMSKRKLNRLVTERWVDGWDDPRLMTLAGLRRRGVTSTAINAFVRGIGITRSDNSTINLDRLEYQIREELNKTVARAMVVLHPLKVVITNLEAGSIIDLDAKRWPDAQTDDASAFYKVPFSNVVYIEHSDFRMKDSKDYYGLAPGKSVLLRYAFPIKCTEVILDDDKETVLEIRAEYDPSKKTKPKGVLHWVAESSPRVDPLKVEVRLFERLFLSENPAELDDWLADLNPESKVVVPNAYAVSLLQDAAVGDRFQFERLGYFVVDRDSTPEKLVFNRTVTLKDSYSKVAK from the exons ATGCCGGGGAAGGATGACAGCTCCGATAAGGAGAAGCACTTTGATTTGTTTCTCAAGATCGGATTGGACGAGCGAACTGCGCGAAACACCGTCGCCAACAACAAGGTCACGGCCAATCTTGTTGCTGTGATTGACGAG GCCGGCGTCGCTGATGGATGCAATCGGATCGTCGGAAATCTTCTATACAtg GTTGCTACAAAGTACCCAGCAAACGCTCTTGTGCATCGCCCAGCATTGCTGCAATACATTGTTTCCTCAAAG ATTAAAACTACAGCCCAGTTAGATGcggctctttcattttttggaGTTGCTGCTTCGGAGGATTTCAAGTTGAATGAATTTGAAGAAGCATGTGGTGTTG GCGTTGAGGTTTCGGAAGAAGAAATTGAACGAGCTGTTAATGAGGTTTTTGAAGAGAACAAGAATGCGATTTTAGAGCAACGCTATCGTACGAAtg TGGGTGAATTACTAGGGCACGTTCGGAAGAGGCACCCGTGGGCTGATCCAAAGATTGTCAAG CAATTCGTTGATGCAAAGTTGTATGGCTTACTTGGTGAAAGGACTGCAGCAGATGATGAAAAgccaaccaaaaagaaaaaagataagcCTGCTAAAGTAGAG GTTAAAACCGTTGCTGCTGTTACTCCAGAACAGCCATCTGAAGAAGACCTTAATCCCTTTTTGATATTTCCTCAACCAGAGGAAAATTTTAAG GTGCATACTGAAGTATTTTTCAGTGATGGTTCTATCCTGAGATGTTGCAATACAAAGGAATTGCTTGAAAAACACTTAAAAGCAACGGAAGGAAAAGTTTTAACTCGCTTTCCTCCTGAACCAAATGGGTATCTACATATTGGTCATGCCAAG GCGATGTTTATTGACTTTGGCCTAGCAAAAGATAGAGGTGGAGGCTGCTACCTTAG GTATGATGACACAAATCCCCAAGCCGAAAAGAAAGAGTACATTGATCATATCGAAGAAATTGTCCGGTGGATGGGTTGGGAGCCCTTAAAG ATCACTTACACCAGTGATTACTTCCaagatttgtatgatttagCAGTGGAGCTCATACGAAGGGGTCATGCATATGTTGATCATCAG ACACCCGACGAAATAAAGGAGTACAGGGAAAAAAAGATGAACAGTCCTTGGAGGGACAGACCAGTTGCAGAATCTTTGAGACTTTTTGATGATATGAGAAGAGGTCTTATTGAAGAAGGGAAAGCAACATTGAGGATGAAGCAAGACATGCAGAGTGATAATTATAATATGTACGACCTTATTGCTTATCGTATCAAG tttACTCCTCATCCACATGCTGGAGACAAGTGGTGCATCTATCCCAGTTATGATTATTCTCACTGTATTGTGGATTCTCTTGAGAATGTTACACATTCG CTGTGTACACTTGAGTTCGAAACACGTCGTGCTTCGTACTATTGGTTATTACATGTGCTTGGCCTTTACCAGCCATATGTATGGGAATATTCACGACTGAATGTTACTAACACTGTGATGTCAAAGCGTAAG TTAAATCGATTGGTAACAGAAAGATGGGTTGATGGTTGGGATGACCCTCGCCTAATGACGCTGGCTGGTTTGCGTCGTAGGGGTGTGACTTCAACTGCAATTAATGCTTTTGTTCGAGGAATTGGGATCACTAGAAG TGATAATAGTACAATAAATTTGGATCGCCTTGAGTATCAAATAAGAGAAGAACTAAACAAAACTGTGGCTCGCGCAATGGTTGTGCTACATCCGCTCAAG GTTGTTATTACAAACCTAGAAGCTGGCTCAATAATAGATCTTGATGCAAAGAGATGGCCTGATGCTCAAACAGATGACGCATCTGCCTTTTACAAG GTCCCATTTTCAAATGTTGTATACATTGAACATTCTGATTTCCGGATGAAAGATTCAAAGGATTACTATGGCCTTGCTCCTGGTAAATCTGTGCTACTAAG ATATGCATTTCCTATTAAGTGCACTGAAGTTATCCTAGATGACGATAAGGAGACTGTTCTAGAGATCCGGGCTGAATATGATCCTTCTAAGAAGACAAAGCCTAAG GGTGTTCTTCATTGGGTAGCTGAATCTTCTCCTCGGGTTGATCCACTCAAGGTGGAAGTTAGATTGTTTGAAAGATTGTTCCTTTCGGAG AACCCTGCTGAACTTGATGATTGGCTTGCTGATCTGAACCCAGAGTCCAAAGTGGTGGTTCCCAATGCATATGCTGTATCCTTGCTGCAGGATGCTGCAGTTGGGGACAGATTTCAGTTCGAAAGGCTTG GTTATTTTGTGGTTGATAGAGATTCCACCCCAGAAAAGCTCGTCTTCAATAGAACAGTCACACTAAAAGACAGCTATAGCAAGGTTGCGAAGTAG